In Macadamia integrifolia cultivar HAES 741 chromosome 13, SCU_Mint_v3, whole genome shotgun sequence, one DNA window encodes the following:
- the LOC122059521 gene encoding ABC transporter C family member 3-like isoform X6: protein MDAFEESKNDINMWTLFFKSSTTIFLHGFSASSHLFMLLVLSIFWVRKKHTVPTLENSKQILKNTYFLYYWSSLLSCLGLSFGDLLLSVLNYFSGYKHGWTDLKFFAELDFAFKTLTWFVISVYLHVQFSHSSERRFPILLRIWWAFYFLMSCSYLVIHLGLYWKCSSLPFLLWVSDGMSIFSGFLFCYVGLFVKGREDRDLHLVEPLLKTSSNQSNGDNEKGLSLSGDGVTPYANANLLSIFTFAWMGPLLSLGYSKILDLEDVPQLDNYDSAKVVFADFRNKLEYDGNGSVNDGKVSTPKLVKALILSTWKEILWTTLFSIICTLASYVGPYFIGAFVQYFNSKTHQTKYKFYALVFIFFLSKFIRCISERHLFFQLRVISIKVRAALFTIIYKKGLSLSSQSKQGHSSGKNANLLSVDVERTGLFSWHLHNIWRVPVQVVLALLILYSKIGLASLVAFVSTIILLLANVPLGKLQEKFQGELMDSKDQRMKVTSEALKNMRILKLQGWDMKFLAKIIELRNFETRRLKKLLYSSAIIAFVYLSAPMFISMVTFGFCVLVGIPLDSGKILTALATFNILQGTIYNLPDLIYMVVQTKVSLDRITSFLCLDDLHPNIAYKLSRDSVKVAIDVVKGNFSWELHSPILTLKDINFRVCHGMKVAVCGFVGSGKSSLLSCILGEMPRISGAINLNGTKAYVAQSPWIQSGKIVDNILFGKEMDKKRYNMILEACSLKKDLELFAFGDQTIIGERGINLSGGQKQRIQIARALYHDADIYLLDDPFSAMDAHTGTHLFKECLLGILGSKTVIYVTHQIEFLSFADLILVMRGGRITQAGKYEEIHHSGTDFMELVGSHKKGLTVVNSIDRQVTLDNSITSEEDGNLLGSDKPIEDDEEREPKNCKVEKQVHLEGQLVQEEKREKGRVGLSVYWKYVTATYKGAFVPLILLAQISFQCLLIASNYWMVWATPISEDAGPHVRGATLIFVYVALTLGSSLCVLIRSMLIATVGYKTATLFFNKMHLCIFRAPMSFFDSTPSGRILNRVSKHL from the exons ATGGATGCttttgaagaatcaaagaatgatATAAATATGTGGACtttatttttcaagtcttcTACAACCATCTTCCTGCACGGGTTTTCTGCTTCTTCACACTTGTTTATGCTGTTAGTTTTGTCCATTTTCTGGGTTCGCAAGAAACACACTGTGCCTAcccttgaaaattcaaaacaaatatTGAAGAACACATACTTTTTATATTATTGGTCCTCTCTTTTGTCTTGCCTTGGACTATCATTTGGTGATCTTCTCCTATCTGTTTTAAACTACTTCTCTGGGTATAAACATGGTTGGACTGATCTAAAGTTTTTTGCTGAGTTGGATTTTGCATTTAAAACACTTACTTGGTTTGTGATCTCCGTTTACTTGCACGTTCAGTTCTCTCATTCAAGTGAGCGTAGGTTCCCCATTTTATTAAGGATTTGGTGGGCCTTTTACTTCTTAATGTCATGTTCCTATCTTGTTATACATCTTGGTTTGTATTGGAAATGCTCATCCTTGCCGTTTCTGCTATGGGTCTCCGATGGTATGTctattttttctggttttctcttTTGTTATGTTGGATTGTTTGTCAAAGGGAGAGAAGACAGAGATCTTCATCTTGTGGAGCCTCTTTTGAAAACTAGTTCCAATCAAAGCAATGGTGACAATGAGAAAGGATTAAGTCTCAGTGGAGATGGTGTAACTCCTTATGCAAATGCCAATCTTCTTAGTATATTTACTTTTGCTTGGATGGGCCCTTTGCTTTCACTCGGGTATAGTAAAATACTAGACcttgaagatgttcctcaacTTGACAATTATGATAGTGCCAAAGTGGTGTTTGctgattttagaaataaacttgAATATGATGGTAATGGCAGTGTTAACGATGGTAAAGTAAGCACACCCAAGCTGGTAAAGGCATTGATTCTCTCaacatggaaagaaattttATGGACAACTTTATTTTCCATTATATGCACATTGGCTTCTTATGTTGGACCATACTTTATTGGCGCATTTGTTCAGTATTTCAATAGCAAAACTCACCAgacaaaatataaattctatgccttagtatttattttctttctttcaaagtTCATAAGGTGCATCTCAGAGAGGCATTTGTTCTTTCAATTGCGAGTGATATCAATTAAGGTTCGTGCTGCCTTGTTCACAATAATCTATAAGAAGGGTCTTAGTCTTTCAAGCCAATCAAAGCAAGGCCACAGTAGTGGGAAGAATGCTAATTTATTGAGTGTTGATGTTGAGAGGACTGGCCTTTTTAGTTGGCACTTGCACAATATATGGAGGGTGCCTGTTCAGGTTGTTCTAGCATTATTGATTTTGTACAGCAAAATTGGGCTTGCTTCACTTGTAGCTTTTGTTTCCACAATAATTTTGTTGTTAGCAAATGTACCACTAGGAAAACTACAGGAGAAATTTCAAGGGGAATTGATGGATTCGAAGGATCAACGGATGAAGGTGACATCTGAGGCTCTAAAGAATATGAGGATTCTCAAGCTCCAGGGATGGGATATGAAGTTTTTGGCAAAAATAATTGAGCTCAGAAACTTTGAAAcaagaagattaaaaaaattactttattCATCAGCTATAATTGCCTTTGTCTACCTGTCTGCTCCTATGTTTATATCTATGGtaacttttgggttttgtgtgcTGGTAGGAATTCCGTTAGATTCGGGGAAGATTCTAACCGCACTTGCTACATTTAATATATTGCAAGGGACCATTTATAATCTCCCAGACCTAATCTATATGGTAGTTCAAACTAAAGTTTCCCTTGATAGAATAACTTCATTCCTCTGTCTCGATGATCTTCATCCAAATATAGCATATAAGCTTTCGAGAGATAGTGTCAAGGTTGCAATTGACGTAGTCAAGGGGAATTTCTCTTGGGAACTTCATTCCCCTATTCTCACATTGAAAGACATCAATTTCCGAGTGTGCCATGGTATGAAAGTGGCTGTTTGTGGTTTTGTTGGGTCAGGAAAGTCAAGCCTACTTTCATGCATATTAGGAGAAATGCCGAGGATATCTGGAGCCATTAATTTGAATGGGACGAAGGCCTACGTTGCACAATCACCTTGGATACAAAGTGGCAAGATAGTAGACAATATATTGTTTGGTAAGGAGATGGATAAAAAAAGGTACAATATGATCCTAGAAGCATGTTCATTAAAGAAGGACTTAGAATTGTTTGCATTTGGGGACCAAACTATTataggggagagggggatcaactTAAGTGGTGGGCAGAAACAAAGAATTCAGATTGCACGTGCTTTGTATCATGATGCTGATATTTATCTGCTTGATGATCCTTTTAGTGCTATGGATGCTCACACAGGAACTCATCTATTTAAG GAATGTTTACTAGGCATTTTGGGTTCAAAAACAGTAATTTATGTTACCCACCAAATAGAGTTTTTATCTTTTGCTGATCTTATCCTG GTTATGAGAGGTGGACGGATTACACAAGCAGGAAAGTATGAAGAAATTCATCATTCAGGAACTGACTTTATGGAATTAGTAGGTTCACATAAGAAAGGTTTGACAGTAGTTAATTCTATCGATCGTCAAGTTACTTTAGATAATTCAATTACCAGTGAAGAAGATGGTAATCTTTTAGGTAGCGATAAACCTATTGAAGATGACGAGGAAAGGGAACCCAAAAATTGCAAAGTGGAAAAACAGGTTCATTTAGAAGGGCAGcttgtccaagaagaaaagagagaaaagggtagagTTGGCCTTTCAGTCTATTGGAAGTATGTTACTGCTACATATAAAGGGGCTTTTGTACCATTGATATTGCTGGCACAAATTTCTTTTCAGTGTCTCTTAATAGCTAGTAATTACTGGATGGTGTGGGCGACTCCCATTTCTGAGGATGCAGGGCCTCATGTTAGAGGAGCCACTCTTATCTTCGTTTATGTTGCTTTGACTCTTGGAAGCTCTCTTTGTGTCCTTATAAGGTCCATGCTCATTGCAACTGTTGGATACAAGACAGCCACTTTGTTTTTCAACAAAATGCATTTGTGCATTTTTCGTGCTCCCATGTCATTTTTCGATTCTACTCCGAGTGGAAGAATTCTGAATCGGGTTAGTAA GCATCTATAG